CAATTTGACGCATTAAAATTGTAGTGTTATTATCTTTCTCAATAACAATGGTAGTTCTTTCGTTTTCGGTCGATGATTTTGGTAACCATGCTTTTAAAAATAAACCACTATGGTGTCTGAAGTATTTCACCAATCCTTGTACGGGATACCAATTAATATGAACATTAAGAGGAGACATAAAGATTGAAACCTGTAATCTTTTGTCTTTAAAATATTCTATTTCTTCGGTTTCTTCTATTACAACAATTTTACCATCGGCAGGAGCAATAATTAAATTATCGCCGGTAACAGGCACACGTTTTGGAACCCTAAAAAAAGATACTACCAACAAGAAAAATGTAAGAGTAGCAAAAAGAAATATATTTAAAAGAAT
This genomic interval from uncultured Marinifilum sp. contains the following:
- a CDS encoding phosphatidylserine decarboxylase family protein; amino-acid sequence: MTIHKEGYGVIAVFFMILAAVDVIIYFISGTGILLNIFLFATLTFFLLVVSFFRVPKRVPVTGDNLIIAPADGKIVVIEETEEIEYFKDKRLQVSIFMSPLNVHINWYPVQGLVKYFRHHSGLFLKAWLPKSSTENERTTIVIEKDNNTTILMRQIAGAVARRIVAYAKEGESVKQSEQEGFIKFGSRVDLYLPLGTKIDVALNQKVTGSQTIIGRLK